In the genome of Carnobacterium pleistocenium FTR1, one region contains:
- the rpoB gene encoding DNA-directed RNA polymerase subunit beta encodes MAGHLVNYGKHRTRRSFSRIHEVLELPNLIEIQTNSYQWFLDEGLREMFKDISPIDDFAGNLSLEFTDYQLQDPKYTVEEARSHDANYSAPIYVKLRLINKESGEVKEQEVFFGDFPLMTEMGTFVINGAERVIVSQLVRSPGVYFHGKLDKNGKEGFGSTLIPNRGAWLEFETDAKDLSYVRIDRTRKIPLTVLVRALGFGSDDQILEIFGDNESLRLTMEKDLHKNAGDSRTEEALKDVYERLRPGEPKTADSSRSLLTARFFDPKRYDLANVGRYKVNKKLNLTTRLFNQTLAETLVDPETGEIITESGTFLDRDQIDKLTPYLNAGLNSVTYYPSDDSVVPEPVELQVVKVFSQRDPERVVNMIGNKIIADETKNATPADIIASMSYFFNLQEGIGNVDDIDHLGNRRIRSVGELLQNQFRIGLSRMERVVRERMSIQDMATVTPQQLINIRPVVASIKEFFGSSQLSQFMDQTNPLGELTHKRRLSALGPGGLTRDRAGYEVRDVHYSHYGRMCPIETPEGPNIGLINSLSSYAKVNKFGFIETPYRRVNRETGLVTDQIDYLTADEEDNYVVAQANARLNEDGTFANDIVLARFVEENLEVPISRVDYMDVSPKQVVAVATACIPFLENDDSNRALMGANMQRQAVPLIHPEGPLVGTGMEHVAARDSGAAMICKNDGLVEYVDADQIRVRQENGALDKYTLTKFRRSNSGTCYNQRPIVEKGDRVDKGEILADGSSMENGEMALGQNPVVAFMTWEGYNYEDAIIMSERLVKDDVYTSIHIEEFESEARDTKLGPEEITRELPNVGDDALKDLDEMGIIRIGAEVKDGDLLVGKVTPKGVTELSAEERLLHAIFGEKAREVRDTSLRVPHGGGGTVHDVKIFTREAGDELSPGVNMLARVYIVQKRKINEGDKMAGRHGNKGVVSLIMPEEDMPFMPDGTPVDIMLNPLGVPSRMNIGQVLELHIGMAARQLGIHIATPVFDGASDEDVWETVKEAGMAADAKTVLYDGRTGEPFDSRISVGVMYMIKLAHMVDDKLHARSTGPYSLVTQQPLGGKAQFGGQRFGEMEVWALEAYGAAYTLQEILTYKSDDVVGRVKTYEAIVKGEKIPKPGVPESFRVLVKELQSLGLDMKVLNEDDEAIELRDMDDDDDIVNPDALNKYAEEQEKIRAEAAEQERLKED; translated from the coding sequence TTGGCAGGCCATTTAGTAAATTACGGTAAGCACCGTACACGCAGAAGTTTTTCACGTATCCACGAGGTTTTAGAACTTCCAAATTTAATTGAAATTCAAACTAATTCTTACCAATGGTTCTTAGATGAAGGATTGCGTGAAATGTTTAAAGATATTTCTCCAATTGATGACTTTGCTGGAAATCTATCATTAGAATTCACTGATTATCAGTTACAAGATCCTAAGTACACCGTTGAAGAAGCTCGCTCACATGATGCAAACTATTCAGCTCCTATCTATGTTAAATTACGTTTAATTAACAAAGAGAGTGGAGAAGTTAAAGAACAAGAAGTCTTCTTTGGAGATTTCCCATTAATGACAGAAATGGGTACATTTGTTATCAATGGAGCAGAACGAGTAATCGTTTCTCAATTAGTCCGTTCTCCGGGTGTTTATTTCCATGGTAAATTGGATAAAAACGGTAAAGAAGGATTTGGCTCAACCCTTATCCCAAACCGCGGAGCTTGGCTTGAATTCGAAACTGATGCAAAAGATCTTTCTTATGTTCGTATCGACCGTACACGTAAAATACCATTGACTGTATTGGTTCGCGCATTAGGATTTGGATCTGATGATCAAATTTTAGAAATTTTTGGAGATAACGAAAGTCTTCGTTTAACAATGGAAAAAGATTTACACAAAAATGCTGGTGATTCTCGTACAGAAGAAGCGTTGAAAGATGTTTATGAACGTCTTCGTCCAGGTGAACCTAAAACAGCTGATAGCTCAAGAAGCTTACTAACAGCTCGCTTTTTCGATCCAAAACGTTACGATCTAGCAAATGTTGGTCGTTACAAAGTAAATAAAAAATTAAACTTAACAACTCGTTTGTTCAATCAAACTCTAGCTGAAACGTTAGTTGATCCTGAAACAGGAGAAATCATTACTGAATCAGGTACGTTCTTAGACCGTGATCAAATTGATAAATTAACACCTTATCTTAATGCTGGTTTAAATAGCGTGACTTATTACCCATCAGACGACAGTGTCGTTCCAGAACCAGTAGAATTACAAGTTGTAAAAGTCTTTTCTCAAAGAGACCCAGAACGTGTTGTAAATATGATTGGGAATAAAATAATCGCAGATGAAACTAAAAATGCAACACCAGCTGATATTATAGCTTCTATGAGTTACTTCTTTAACTTACAAGAAGGTATCGGTAATGTAGACGATATTGACCATCTAGGTAACCGTCGTATTCGTTCAGTAGGTGAATTGTTGCAAAATCAATTCCGTATTGGTTTGTCTCGTATGGAACGTGTGGTTCGTGAACGTATGTCTATCCAAGATATGGCTACAGTTACACCGCAACAATTGATTAATATTCGTCCAGTTGTAGCGTCAATCAAAGAATTCTTTGGTTCTTCTCAGTTGTCTCAATTTATGGATCAAACAAATCCATTAGGTGAATTGACTCATAAACGTCGTCTATCTGCATTAGGACCTGGTGGTTTAACTAGGGATCGTGCTGGATATGAAGTTCGTGATGTGCATTATTCCCATTATGGCCGCATGTGTCCGATTGAAACGCCAGAAGGTCCAAACATTGGACTGATCAACAGTCTATCAAGTTATGCTAAAGTAAATAAATTTGGTTTTATCGAAACCCCTTATCGTCGGGTCAACCGCGAAACAGGTCTTGTTACGGATCAAATTGATTACTTAACAGCTGATGAAGAAGATAACTATGTTGTTGCCCAAGCAAATGCCCGTTTAAATGAAGATGGCACATTTGCAAATGATATTGTCCTTGCTCGTTTTGTGGAAGAAAACTTAGAAGTTCCTATTAGTCGTGTTGATTACATGGACGTTTCTCCTAAGCAAGTAGTCGCAGTTGCAACAGCTTGTATTCCTTTCTTGGAAAATGATGATAGTAACCGTGCGCTTATGGGTGCGAATATGCAACGTCAAGCTGTTCCATTGATCCATCCTGAAGGTCCGCTTGTAGGAACCGGTATGGAACACGTAGCTGCTCGAGATTCTGGAGCTGCAATGATTTGTAAAAATGATGGTCTTGTTGAATACGTAGATGCAGATCAAATCCGTGTACGTCAAGAAAATGGCGCTTTAGATAAATATACTTTAACAAAATTCCGTCGTTCAAACTCAGGTACTTGTTACAACCAACGCCCAATCGTAGAAAAAGGCGATCGTGTTGATAAAGGTGAAATCTTAGCAGATGGTTCTTCTATGGAAAATGGCGAAATGGCTTTAGGTCAAAACCCAGTCGTAGCCTTCATGACATGGGAAGGTTACAACTATGAAGATGCTATTATTATGAGCGAACGTTTAGTCAAAGATGATGTATACACTTCTATTCATATTGAAGAATTTGAATCAGAAGCTCGCGATACAAAACTTGGGCCTGAAGAAATTACTCGTGAACTTCCAAACGTTGGAGACGACGCTTTGAAAGATTTAGACGAAATGGGAATTATCCGTATCGGTGCTGAAGTAAAAGATGGCGATTTATTAGTTGGTAAAGTAACTCCTAAAGGGGTAACCGAATTATCTGCTGAAGAACGTCTTTTACATGCAATCTTTGGGGAAAAAGCTCGTGAAGTTAGAGATACTTCTCTTCGTGTACCACATGGTGGTGGCGGAACAGTTCATGATGTTAAAATCTTTACACGTGAAGCTGGAGATGAATTATCACCAGGTGTAAATATGTTAGCTCGCGTTTATATCGTTCAAAAACGTAAAATCAACGAAGGGGATAAAATGGCCGGACGTCATGGTAATAAAGGGGTAGTCTCTTTAATCATGCCGGAAGAAGATATGCCATTTATGCCTGACGGAACTCCAGTTGACATCATGTTGAACCCATTAGGGGTACCATCACGTATGAATATTGGACAAGTATTAGAATTACACATCGGTATGGCTGCTCGTCAATTAGGCATCCATATTGCAACACCAGTATTTGATGGAGCTTCAGATGAAGATGTTTGGGAAACTGTTAAAGAAGCTGGAATGGCTGCTGATGCGAAAACTGTCTTATATGATGGACGCACAGGAGAACCTTTTGATAGCCGTATTTCTGTTGGTGTCATGTACATGATTAAATTGGCCCACATGGTTGATGATAAATTACATGCGCGTTCAACTGGACCTTATTCATTAGTTACACAACAACCATTAGGTGGTAAAGCACAATTTGGGGGACAACGTTTCGGAGAAATGGAAGTTTGGGCTCTTGAAGCTTATGGGGCAGCTTATACGCTACAAGAAATCTTAACTTACAAATCAGATGATGTTGTTGGTCGTGTGAAAACATATGAAGCAATCGTCAAAGGCGAAAAAATTCCAAAACCAGGTGTTCCAGAATCATTCCGCGTATTAGTAAAAGAACTACAATCATTAGGATTAGACATGAAAGTGTTAAATGAAGATGATGAAGCGATTGAACTACGCGATATGGATGACGATGATGACATTGTTAACCCAGATGCATTAAATAAATATGCTGAAGAGCAAGAAAAAATTCGCGCTGAAGCAGCTGAACAAGAAAGACTAAAAGAAGACTAA
- the rpoC gene encoding DNA-directed RNA polymerase subunit beta', whose product MIDVNNFESMQIGLASPDKIRSWSYGEVKKPETINYRTLKPERDGLFCERIFGPSKDWECACGKYKRIRYKGIVCDRCGVEVTRSKVRRERMGHIELAAPVSHIWYFKGIPSRMGLVLDMSPRALEEIIYFASYVVIEPGSTSLEKKQLLTEREYREKRQQYGNDFQAEMGAEAVKQLLNDVKLDQEVEELKEILKTTTGQKRTRAIRRLDILEAFRNSGNHPSWMVMDVIPIIPPEIRPMVQLEGGRFATSDLNDLYRRVINRNNRLKRLLDLNAPNIIVQNEKRMLQEAVDALIDNGRRGRPVTGPGNRPLKSLSHMLKGKQGRFRQNLLGKRVDYSGRSVIVVGPFLKMYQCGLPKEMAIELFKPFVMKELVSRDIASNIKNAKRKIDRQDDAIWPILEEVIREHPVLLNRAPTLHRLGIQAFEPVLVEGKAIRLHPLVCEAYNADFDGDQMAVHVPLSDEAQAEARMLMLAAQNILNPKDGKPVVTPSQDMVLGNYYLTMEEEGREGEGMQFSGLNEAMLAYQSGYVHLHSRIAIKPTDIPNKPFTEWQKDKLMITTVGKLIFNDIMPNEFPYMNEPTQSNLEVQTPDSYFVESGINVLEHIQAQELVKPFKKKNLGNIIAEVFKRFKITETSKMLDRMKDLGYKYSTRAGITVGIADIVVLEEKQEILDNAHTQVEKVMKQFRRGLITDEERYERVIDIWNKTKDHIQIRLMESLNDLNPIFMMSDSGARGNISNFTQLAGMRGLMAAPNGQIMELPVTSNFREGLSVLEMFISTHGARKGMTDTALKTADSGYLTRRLVDVAQDVIIRETDCGSDRGLVIRAIKEGNEIIEPFEERLLGRYTRKTVFNPENGSVIIGENQIITEDIAREIIAVGIEEITIRSVFTCNTKHGVCKHCYGRNLATGSEVEVGEAVGTIAAQSIGEPGTQLTMRTFHTGGVAGADITQGLPRIQEIFEARHPKGQAVISEVTGTIVSIDENPAARTKEVTIKGETDTRSYQVPFSARMNVEEGDIIHRGEALDQGSIDPKELLRVRDVLAVENYLLREVQKVYRMQGVEIGDKHIEVMVRQMLRKVRVMDPGETDILPGTLIDIHDYTDKNIDTLIAGGIPATARPVLLGITKASLETNSFLSAASFQETTRVLTDAAIRGKRDPLLGLKENVIIGKVIPAGTGMAKYRKMKPKGVGVVSENVYSINDQIEPK is encoded by the coding sequence TTGATAGACGTTAATAATTTTGAAAGCATGCAAATTGGTCTGGCTTCTCCAGATAAAATCCGTAGTTGGTCATATGGTGAAGTTAAAAAACCAGAAACCATTAACTACCGTACCTTAAAACCTGAACGCGACGGTTTATTCTGTGAACGTATTTTTGGTCCTTCAAAAGACTGGGAATGTGCTTGTGGGAAATACAAACGTATCCGTTATAAAGGAATTGTTTGTGACCGTTGTGGAGTAGAAGTTACACGCTCAAAAGTTCGTCGCGAACGTATGGGTCATATTGAATTAGCAGCACCCGTTTCTCATATTTGGTACTTTAAAGGTATTCCAAGTCGTATGGGTCTTGTATTAGATATGAGTCCACGTGCTCTTGAAGAAATCATTTACTTTGCTTCTTACGTAGTTATCGAACCAGGAAGCACTTCATTAGAAAAGAAACAATTATTAACTGAAAGAGAATACCGCGAAAAACGTCAACAATACGGCAATGATTTCCAAGCCGAAATGGGCGCAGAAGCAGTTAAACAACTCTTGAATGATGTTAAATTGGATCAGGAAGTGGAAGAATTAAAAGAAATCTTAAAAACAACTACTGGTCAAAAACGGACACGTGCTATTCGTCGTTTAGATATTTTAGAAGCATTCCGTAATTCTGGAAACCACCCATCATGGATGGTTATGGATGTTATTCCTATCATCCCACCAGAAATTCGTCCAATGGTTCAATTAGAAGGTGGACGTTTTGCTACAAGTGATTTAAATGACTTGTATCGTCGTGTAATCAACCGTAACAATCGTTTGAAACGTTTATTAGATCTAAATGCACCTAACATTATCGTGCAAAATGAAAAACGCATGTTGCAAGAAGCAGTAGATGCCTTGATTGATAATGGTCGTCGTGGCCGTCCAGTAACTGGACCAGGTAATCGTCCATTGAAATCATTGTCACATATGCTTAAAGGGAAACAAGGACGTTTCCGTCAAAACTTGTTAGGTAAACGTGTCGATTATTCTGGACGTTCTGTTATCGTTGTTGGACCTTTCTTGAAAATGTACCAATGTGGCTTACCAAAAGAAATGGCTATCGAATTGTTCAAACCTTTCGTAATGAAAGAATTAGTTTCACGTGATATCGCCAGCAATATTAAAAATGCTAAACGTAAAATTGATCGTCAAGATGATGCTATCTGGCCTATTTTAGAAGAAGTTATCCGTGAACATCCAGTTCTATTGAACCGCGCACCTACATTACACAGACTGGGAATTCAAGCATTTGAACCCGTTCTTGTCGAAGGTAAAGCTATCCGTCTTCACCCATTAGTATGTGAAGCGTATAATGCCGATTTCGATGGTGACCAAATGGCTGTCCATGTACCATTAAGTGATGAAGCACAAGCTGAAGCTCGTATGTTGATGCTAGCTGCCCAAAACATTTTAAATCCAAAAGATGGTAAACCAGTTGTAACACCTTCTCAAGATATGGTGTTAGGTAACTATTACCTTACAATGGAAGAAGAAGGACGCGAAGGCGAAGGAATGCAATTTAGTGGATTAAATGAAGCTATGCTTGCTTACCAAAGTGGCTATGTCCACTTACATTCTAGAATCGCGATCAAACCAACTGATATTCCAAACAAACCATTCACTGAATGGCAAAAAGATAAATTAATGATCACGACTGTTGGTAAATTGATTTTTAATGACATTATGCCAAACGAATTTCCTTACATGAATGAACCAACACAAAGCAACTTGGAAGTGCAAACTCCAGACAGCTATTTTGTTGAAAGTGGTATAAACGTTCTTGAACACATTCAAGCTCAAGAATTAGTCAAACCTTTCAAGAAGAAAAATCTTGGAAACATCATTGCTGAAGTATTCAAGCGATTCAAAATTACTGAAACGTCTAAAATGCTAGACAGAATGAAAGATCTAGGATACAAATATTCTACAAGAGCTGGTATTACAGTTGGTATTGCCGATATCGTAGTACTAGAAGAAAAACAAGAAATTCTAGATAACGCTCATACACAAGTTGAAAAAGTAATGAAACAATTCCGTCGTGGTTTAATCACGGATGAAGAACGTTATGAACGTGTTATTGATATCTGGAACAAAACAAAAGATCACATTCAAATTCGCTTAATGGAAAGTTTGAATGACCTTAACCCAATCTTTATGATGAGTGACTCTGGTGCCCGTGGTAATATTTCCAACTTTACTCAGCTTGCTGGTATGCGTGGATTGATGGCTGCACCGAATGGTCAAATCATGGAATTACCGGTTACGTCTAACTTCCGTGAAGGATTGTCTGTTTTAGAAATGTTTATCTCTACCCATGGAGCTCGTAAAGGAATGACGGATACAGCTTTGAAAACGGCTGACTCAGGTTACTTGACTCGTCGTTTAGTTGATGTAGCACAAGATGTTATCATTCGTGAAACAGACTGTGGTTCTGACCGTGGATTAGTGATTCGTGCTATTAAAGAAGGAAATGAAATCATTGAACCGTTTGAAGAACGCCTATTAGGACGTTACACTCGTAAAACAGTTTTCAACCCTGAAAATGGTTCAGTTATTATTGGTGAAAACCAAATTATTACTGAAGACATTGCAAGAGAGATCATAGCTGTTGGAATCGAAGAAATTACGATTCGTTCCGTATTTACGTGTAATACTAAACATGGTGTATGTAAACATTGTTATGGCCGTAACTTAGCAACCGGTTCTGAAGTTGAAGTTGGAGAAGCAGTTGGAACAATTGCTGCTCAATCAATTGGAGAACCCGGTACTCAATTAACAATGCGTACATTCCATACAGGTGGAGTTGCTGGAGCCGATATTACTCAAGGGCTTCCTCGTATCCAAGAAATATTTGAAGCTCGTCATCCTAAAGGTCAAGCTGTCATAAGTGAAGTTACTGGGACAATCGTATCAATCGATGAAAATCCAGCAGCTCGCACGAAAGAAGTTACGATCAAGGGAGAAACAGATACTCGTTCTTACCAAGTACCCTTTTCTGCACGTATGAATGTTGAAGAAGGAGATATTATCCACCGTGGTGAAGCATTAGACCAAGGTTCAATTGATCCTAAAGAATTGTTACGTGTTCGTGATGTGCTTGCTGTTGAAAACTACTTGTTACGTGAAGTACAAAAAGTATACCGTATGCAAGGAGTAGAAATCGGCGACAAACATATCGAAGTTATGGTACGTCAAATGCTACGTAAAGTACGCGTAATGGATCCAGGTGAAACAGATATTTTACCAGGTACATTAATTGATATTCATGATTACACAGATAAAAACATCGACACATTGATAGCTGGCGGAATTCCTGCAACAGCACGTCCTGTATTGCTCGGAATTACAAAAGCTTCTCTTGAAACAAATAGTTTCTTATCTGCTGCATCTTTCCAAGAAACAACACGTGTCTTAACCGACGCTGCTATTCGCGGAAAACGTGATCCATTATTAGGATTGAAAGAAAATGTTATCATTGGTAAAGTGATTCCAGCTGGTACCGGAATGGCTAAATACCGTAAAATGAAACCTAAGGGTGTTGGCGTTGTGAGCGAAAATGTTTACAGCATCAATGACCAAATCGAACCTAAATAA
- a CDS encoding NAD-dependent succinate-semialdehyde dehydrogenase — protein sequence MIKTQRKLPEIQTGLYINGQWVEGSLEKKAVNNPATKEELIKVSQGGEQETLNAIQAAKEAFPKWVGMELADRVKLIHAIADKIEEKADQLALIMTLEQGKPLKEAKGEILIDSQNLHWSAEEARRIYGETIPAPNDHKYEVKKQPIGVVGAITPWNFPSNMIIRKISPAIAAGCTVVLKPASSTPLSAIAIFEIFHEVGLPAGVANLVIGPSSDIGKTLTNSNDVRKLTFTGSTEVGKMLFEQCAQTMKKISFELGGHAPFIVFADANIDEAVEGLVAMKFRNNGQACTSPNRIFVNKAIKKEFVDKLTTAVSKVTVGNGLEDVMTGPLINGEAVKTVQAQVDDAKAKGAKVLAGGESLTEGDYANGYFYAPTILDNVTTEMDIFYEETFGPIIPLIDFDEEDEVIAMANDTIFGLASYFFTTDLKRAEKVSEALEYGLVGINNTAISTSEAPFGGVKHSGVGRENGSYGIQEFLEVKFVHTKYLD from the coding sequence GTGATAAAGACACAAAGGAAATTACCGGAAATTCAAACGGGACTTTATATTAATGGCCAATGGGTAGAGGGGTCCTTAGAAAAAAAAGCGGTCAATAACCCTGCAACAAAAGAAGAGTTGATTAAAGTATCTCAAGGCGGAGAGCAAGAAACACTCAATGCAATTCAAGCAGCTAAAGAAGCTTTTCCAAAATGGGTAGGTATGGAATTAGCCGATCGCGTAAAATTGATTCATGCTATTGCAGATAAAATCGAAGAAAAAGCCGATCAATTAGCGTTAATTATGACCTTAGAACAAGGTAAACCTTTAAAAGAAGCTAAAGGGGAAATTTTGATTGATAGTCAAAATTTACATTGGAGTGCAGAAGAAGCTAGACGTATTTATGGCGAAACTATACCCGCTCCTAACGATCACAAATACGAAGTGAAAAAGCAGCCTATTGGTGTTGTAGGAGCCATTACTCCATGGAACTTTCCGTCGAACATGATCATTCGTAAAATCTCTCCAGCTATTGCAGCGGGATGTACCGTAGTGTTGAAACCAGCAAGTAGCACACCGTTGTCAGCCATCGCGATTTTCGAGATTTTTCATGAAGTCGGATTACCAGCAGGAGTAGCTAATCTTGTTATTGGACCATCAAGTGATATTGGGAAGACTTTAACCAACAGCAATGATGTCCGGAAATTAACCTTTACAGGCTCAACTGAAGTAGGGAAAATGTTGTTCGAACAATGTGCTCAAACAATGAAGAAAATTTCCTTTGAACTAGGTGGCCATGCCCCTTTTATTGTATTTGCGGATGCGAATATTGACGAAGCGGTTGAGGGACTTGTTGCAATGAAGTTTAGGAATAATGGACAAGCGTGTACTTCTCCTAACCGTATCTTTGTAAATAAAGCAATTAAAAAGGAATTCGTTGACAAATTGACCACAGCTGTCAGCAAAGTAACAGTTGGTAATGGCTTAGAAGACGTTATGACAGGACCGCTGATCAATGGGGAAGCTGTCAAGACGGTTCAAGCTCAAGTAGACGATGCAAAAGCTAAAGGAGCAAAAGTGCTTGCAGGAGGCGAAAGCTTAACAGAAGGAGACTATGCCAATGGGTATTTTTATGCGCCGACTATTTTAGACAACGTTACGACTGAAATGGATATTTTTTATGAAGAAACCTTTGGTCCAATCATCCCGTTGATTGATTTTGATGAAGAAGATGAAGTTATCGCAATGGCGAATGATACTATTTTTGGTTTGGCGTCTTATTTCTTTACAACAGACTTGAAGCGAGCTGAAAAAGTTAGCGAAGCTTTAGAATACGGACTAGTTGGAATCAATAATACGGCAATTTCTACTTCAGAAGCACCATTTGGCGGTGTGAAACATTCGGGTGTTGGACGTGAAAATGGCAGTTATGGAATACAAGAATTTTTAGAAGTAAAATTTGTTCACACAAAATACTTGGATTAG
- a CDS encoding prepilin peptidase — MQVLILYLLIWFTGGCFGSFLMVVGLRVPIHQSIVFPRSHCSTCHRTLRFYELIPILSYLIQKGRCRNCQQRISILHPLAEALTGFIFLYTFHTYLFFPKEGLFIIGFISFGIIFIISDIYYQLLPDRLILFFFLWVFLGRLVIHPFPFSIYLFSGFGFFSFFYLLYQFSSTPIGGGDIKLFGIIGLLLGYDLTLVAIMIACLSALLFSFPLLVSKRITSKHPIPFAPFIFFGTILTYFSQDIVTTWFMLGN; from the coding sequence ATGCAGGTATTAATTTTATATTTACTCATTTGGTTTACGGGGGGTTGTTTTGGTTCTTTTCTAATGGTGGTTGGTTTAAGGGTGCCTATTCATCAATCCATTGTTTTTCCACGTTCTCATTGTTCCACTTGTCATCGGACATTGCGTTTTTATGAATTGATTCCTATTTTATCCTATCTCATTCAGAAAGGACGTTGCCGAAATTGCCAACAGCGTATTTCCATTTTACATCCTTTAGCCGAAGCTTTGACCGGCTTTATCTTTTTATACACTTTCCACACTTACTTATTTTTTCCAAAAGAAGGTCTATTTATTATCGGTTTTATTTCTTTTGGGATTATCTTTATCATTTCTGATATCTACTACCAGCTCTTACCTGATCGTTTAATACTTTTCTTTTTTCTATGGGTATTTTTAGGTCGGTTAGTGATTCATCCTTTTCCTTTCAGTATTTATCTTTTTAGCGGATTTGGTTTTTTCAGTTTCTTCTATTTACTATATCAGTTTTCTTCTACTCCTATAGGTGGTGGTGACATAAAGTTATTCGGCATTATTGGACTCTTGCTTGGTTACGACTTGACCTTGGTTGCTATTATGATTGCCTGTTTATCAGCACTTTTATTTAGTTTCCCCTTACTGGTCAGCAAAAGAATCACTTCTAAACACCCTATTCCATTTGCTCCCTTTATTTTTTTTGGGACGATTTTGACTTATTTCTCACAAGATATCGTTACTACTTGGTTTATGCTGGGCAACTAG
- the rpsL gene encoding 30S ribosomal protein S12, protein MPTINQLVRKPRKSKTEKSESPALNRGYNSKRKKQTIVNSPQKRGVCTRVGTMTPKKPNSALRKYARVRLSNLIEVTAYIPGEGHNLQEHSVVLLRGGRVKDLPGVRYHIVRGALDTAGVADRKQSRSKYGTKRPKK, encoded by the coding sequence ATGCCTACTATTAATCAATTAGTACGTAAACCTCGTAAATCAAAAACAGAAAAATCTGAATCTCCAGCTTTAAACAGAGGTTACAACAGTAAAAGAAAGAAACAAACAATAGTAAACTCACCTCAAAAACGTGGTGTTTGTACTCGTGTAGGAACTATGACTCCTAAAAAACCTAACTCAGCGTTACGTAAATATGCACGTGTTCGTCTATCTAACTTAATTGAAGTAACTGCTTATATCCCAGGTGAAGGTCACAACTTGCAAGAACATAGTGTGGTTCTTTTACGTGGAGGACGAGTGAAGGATCTACCCGGAGTTCGTTACCATATCGTTCGTGGCGCACTAGATACTGCCGGTGTTGCAGATCGTAAACAAAGCCGTTCTAAATACGGTACTAAAAGACCTAAAAAATAA
- the rpsG gene encoding 30S ribosomal protein S7 — protein MPRKGPITKRDVLPDPLYNSKLVTRLINRIMVDGKRGKAATILYNAFDMIKEQTETDPTEVFEQAMKNIMPVLEVKARRVGGSNYQVPIEVRPERRTALALRWLVSYSRLRGEDTMEQRLAKEIMDAANNTGAAVKKREDTHKMAEANKAFAHYRW, from the coding sequence ATGCCTCGTAAAGGTCCTATTACTAAACGTGATGTTTTACCTGATCCACTTTATAATTCTAAACTTGTTACTCGTTTAATCAACCGTATTATGGTTGATGGAAAACGTGGGAAAGCTGCTACAATTCTTTATAATGCATTTGACATGATTAAAGAACAAACAGAAACTGATCCTACTGAAGTATTTGAACAAGCAATGAAAAACATTATGCCTGTTCTTGAAGTTAAAGCTCGCCGTGTTGGGGGTTCTAACTACCAAGTTCCGATCGAAGTTCGTCCAGAACGTCGTACGGCTCTTGCACTTCGTTGGTTAGTAAGCTACTCTCGTTTACGCGGAGAAGATACTATGGAACAACGTCTTGCTAAAGAAATTATGGATGCTGCTAACAATACTGGAGCAGCTGTTAAAAAACGTGAAGACACTCACAAAATGGCTGAAGCTAATAAAGCTTTCGCTCATTATCGCTGGTAA